TACACCGCAATGGTAAAACTGTCAACCGTTGACCGGTCCATGCTGAGAAAAAGGTTAGGGACCACTACCCTAAAGGTACTTATGTGCAGCTGTAAAGTGTAAAGTACCACCTTAGTGACAGATTTGGTACCTTTATTCCTGACAGTGTGCTGTACACAGATCATTTTGTTGCGTTGGCTGTACAGTTTTAAACAATTACACTAAACAATTAATAAAGGTATAATCAAGTCATACACAAAGCAGCAGATGCGGGGCCGTATCTGAAGAGTGGTGGAGGCGTGTGCGCGCAACGTATCTAAAGAGCAGTGGGGGTGAGTTGAGCGCGACgtacctgaagagcggtggggtTGAGTTGCACCCGACGTACCTGAAGAGCTGGGAGGGATGTGGTGGAGACTATTTAAGGACCGGGCGGGCGGGAGACAggcgatttccgggagattatcattcgtttgcgggcatccgtaagtctatgcatttgcgggagacttgggatgtctgccaTTGTTCTAATTAGTTGCCATTACCTCACCCGATTGGCAATTCATGACATCCTTTCCCAAAGTTGCCCAGCAACATCTTTCAAAAAGTTGGCCAGTGTATCATCAGCATGACAGCTACTGAACAAACTCAATACAGTGGCTTGTGTTTAACTCTATTAACTACTCTGTTTTATTTTGACAGAGAAGAATCTAGTAGCAATTTACTGATGgtaagtttttgttttattattattattattattatgctaacTTTATATTTgacacaatatatattatattgaaatACTGAATATGtaacatgaatattaataatcCTTCATATTCCAGATCCTCGTTCTGACTGACGGAGCCTCGTCATGGAGAAACACAGCTGTTATAGACTTTAACTGATCTTTCaaactaaaaatattatgattaaaaataggCAGAATTCAATTTCTGGAGAATATTCCAGCATCTGTTACGGTGTGAACGACTGATGGAGTTACTCTGGCCACATAATATGGTCCATTATCAGTTTTAAGGACTCAAATGTAGTTATTCCACACAATTTAAGTCAAAAGCAATGCTGTTAGTATTTCTCTTCATCTGTTTTGAGAGTCGAGCGCACTAATCGCAATTGAgcactatatatgtgtgtgtgtgtgtgtttatcagtgttgAAGAGTACTCAAGAAAAATCAAACTCAAGTAAAAGtgccattacttgcccaaaaatgtagtgcaagtaaaagtatctgttgtaaatattactcaaagtataagtaaaagaCCTTTTAGaactactcaagagtagtgaataTTACAATGTGATGCGTTTACATCgaatctgtgtgtttgtttgaaaacgtaacattctgtagtgcaattATTaactgtttaaggccatttcagtcctCATGCAGTAGATATTcatcatcttttcatcagtgactTGCCTCTAAACACTCTCTCGGTCATTGtagtgtcttgaggttgttctgtaTGATGCCATTAgattggacgggaatcacaggactgattattcgacagatacagcactaaacatgtactcaagtaaaagtacacatttagaAATCTACTTAGTAAAGCACAGTTCATGAGAAAACCTAGCCAGTTACactaatttgagtatttgttactttacactgcTGATATACTTGAACATATATGTATTCCACTTTAAATCTGAAGAAGTGGCTCAAACTGAATCAGGTATCACCAAATATAATGGTATTTTGCACTGgtactgtatgttttatatgtatattataaatatatactgttTTCTTATTGTATTAAAGAAGACTTTGGTTAGATGCCTATTGCCTATATGTGGCTGCTTGAAATTAAAAATTTGTATACTGCATTGTCCCCGtgttaaatatggttaataatacgcttatttcacacggctgccattttaaaaacacgaaagcgaggctgcagtgggaagaaatTTATATACCGTGTGGCAAAACCGAAATTTTGTATTGTGACGAGTCTAATATACTGAaggaatcagttcattaacttgagtttgataaatggcatctaaaacgtgtgtttaggAAAGATAACGTTAGCTAGCTAGTGCTATTtctcttaacttagctgaaaatgaggtctgatatacctttttattttcactatccattcagaatggaccttcaggtcactcggaaggcagtgaaatgataaatttgtgtcacttctAAGATATACATCCAGGTACACAAggttcctgtgtgactccaggcgATAGTTCTGGGTTTCCGCCCACTgcagcctcgatttcacttttaaaatggcggctgcaTCTATAATAAGTGAATTACTGGTTCATTACCTGCCTATTAACTACTGTCTGAATGATTTggatattttaaaatgcactgtTTTCGTCCATTGGCAGCTTTAGACATGAAGAATTAAACCTTTACTGTGATGTAAATTTTTACTAAAGGAACCAGTAAGTCCTACTTATCTTGTTTCTAGACTGTTTAAAATACATTCGCTAACACTTTAGCTTAAGTCACAATTAATGATAATTACTactagcttattacctgcttattactGCAATATTAACTGTTATTTAATAGAGTTTGATTTTATACCAAATCCCTAATCCTACTTAAAACCAaaacccaactactactttaCTATTGATAAGCATTTATTAAGCTAATAGCGTTAGTTAAAGGTTTGCTTATAGCATGAATTGTAAATTAAAAGTCACCACAAAatcttttaaagtattttgcatttaatatttcaaTTTCAACAACATGAACACTGTAATGTAACGTAAGTGACTTTATCATTATGTAGGGTGTCCGACAGTTCCTACGGAAGGGTGACGGGTGATTgaagttaaagctaaactgtaaCACCTGTGAGTTACACAAATGCCATTTTGGTCCTTGCATTGGCTCGGGATATACCGACCCTTGAGCCGTggccacactgcacttttcgccccacagacttctattcatacgcatgcgaGAAAGTGGCAGACCTGAAACACAAGCTTGTGTGACAGGTTTTGACAAgggtggtttaaatttcactgctgaaaatccaaacactcAAGAGCAAATCCAATCCGTAGCtcaacaagtcccaaaccaagcaagccagtggtgacagtggaggaacaaacttcacaaaTTGACTAAAGTGGAGGAACAGACCTTGAGAGAAacaaggctcagttgggcacaaccatttctcctctggcaaaACTTCTTGTGAGGAGCTGCAGTCCAGGTGTCAGAGGCTAAAAAACAATGGACattcatcgtggagaagctgcaggtgtgagtagctCACTGGTGGGTGTTCAGGCTAGCCCACAGGATCAAGCATTCTCAAACTCTTGTGCAGGGGTTCTCAAATAAAtcatttggcatacagaaaaagcaacggcacacatattattacagttttactCTGAAGATGGAGTACACTAAGGCAATgttctcaaacttgattcctggagggctgcagctctgcacagttttgctccaacccaaatcagacacagctgatccaaataatcaaggtgttcaagactagtagagactattaagcaggtttcagttggaggtggttgaagctaaactgtgcagagctccaggaattgagtttgagaccattgcacTAAAGTCATCATATGatctaggccaggggtgtccaaacttaatcctggagggccggtctcCTGCAGATtgtagctccaacttacctcgacacacctgcaaggatgtttctagaaagcctagtaagagcttgattatctagtccaggtgtgtctgattgagactgaagctaaaatctgtaggaccTAGATTGAGAACCCTTGCTCTAGtgcaggcatgtccaaactcggtcctggaaggccggtgtccttagggtttagttccaaccccaatcagatacacctgggctagctaattaaCCTTtttctaggctttctagaaacatccttgcaggtgtgtcaaggcaagttggagctgaaatctgcaggacaccggccctccaggactgagtttgcccaccactgctctagtgtgaccacagctttaatcTTCCAGTCCAGAATGAGTTCTCGAATGACGTTTCAGGTCTGACTGATatgtgaaactcttcccgcactgtTTGCAAGTGTAaggtttctccccagtgtgaatcctcatgtggactTTGAGGACCCCTCTAGCACAAAAACTCTTCCCGCACTGTTTGCAGACGAAAGGCTTCTCTGCGGCGTGATTCCTCATGTGAACATTGAGGCTTGATTTTTGCGTGCAAGATCTTCCACACTCGAGGCACATGAAAGGTTTCTGTCCGATGTGAGTTTTGACATGATCTTTAAGCTGACTGCTGTCTGGgaaactcatcccacactgaTGGCACTTTACACGGTTGTCTTTCGAGTGAACCCTCATGTGGGATTCAAGATGTACTTTGATGCTgtagctctttccacactgatcacatctGAAAGGCTTCTCTCCGCTGTGAATCATCATGTGGACGCCTATTCTTGCTTTATGTTTAAAAccctttccacactgagggcaggagtatggtttctctccactgTGAACGATCATGTGCCTGTCGAGGTGTCCTTTAATAACAAAGCCCTTTCCACACTGATAGCAAACGaaaggtctctctccagtgtgaactctcatgtggatTCTTAGGCTTCCCTGTTCACtaaagctctttccacactgctCGCAGgtgaaaggcttctctccggtgtgaattctcatgtggcaATCTAGTGATGTCTTCATAGTAAAACGGTTTCCGCAGTGAGAGCAGgcgtacggtttctctccagtgtggattatcGCGTGTGTCTCAAGAGTGCTCTTCTGAACGAAACTCTTTCCGCATTGATCACATCTGAAAGGTCTCTCTCCgctgtgaattctcatgtggcaTTTAATGGACTTTTGTGTAAACTGCCGTCCACAATGAGGGCAAATAACAGCCAAGTGGATTTTCTTGTGCTTTTCAAGGTGGTCTTTCTTATTGAAGCTTTTCCCACACTTTTTGCAGGAGAAACgtgtctctccagtgtgaactcttgagtgAACTGTAAGGTTTCGCTTCCCAGTGAACCTTTTTCCACAATGGTGGCATTTGAAATTTTCCTGTGGTGTGTTTTGAGCCTTTGAGTCTTCCTCCAGATCTTTCTCTACCTTGACATCATTCAGCTCTTCAATCTCCTCTTTCAAAAGTGTCAGATCTAAGGTGAATGTGACAAATACAGGTATTATTCCTTTTTTTCCCCATGATTGGCAATCtaatattttgttttccttttggACCCTTTGTCTTACGATGTACATTTTAATTCCCAAACCTAACACTttcaatatattacattatatataaacatgctGTACAGAAGCCACCATTTGTTCATAATATCTTCAAACCTGTCAGATTATTCCCAAAATTGCCTCAGAAGATCCTTGGAACGGCAAAGAAATGGCTGAAATTTTGAACGGTGTCAAGAATAAGATTTCAGACATGATGATGCTAGTTAAATGAAGTCAGTCTAAATCAGGGATCagcaaacttgttcctggagggccggtgtcctgcagattttagctccaaccctaatcaaacacacctgaacaagctaatcaaggtcttactaggtgtacttgaaacacccgagcaggtgtgttgaggcaagttggagccaaatccttgcagggacaccggccctccaggactgagattggtgacccctgatctaaatgaTGCTTAGGTCAGGAAGTTTCCATCAAGACACAAAGGAGCGCATATTCGTATGTGTAAAGAAAACACAATTAACTATCTAATTAACTATCTTCATGTCAAAATTAGGGTATATGCAGGAGTCCTAAAgcaaatttcaataccttttaaagacTTTATAAAGACCTCAGAATATTAAGACCTCGTCGCcgcttcaagttctaatcagaatcaaacctttaacttaatgaACAGTTCCTATAATAAAGAGCTGTAGttaaatgaatggagcacaacgGCGCAACAGAACTTAGTTAAGCAGACCTTAAAAGAATAAAtcacgtggttgttttcagcgacaggcttcagccactgtttaaactcgtctgtCTCCAAACAGGGgtatgcaaacttgcattatcccattttgccgtcagtttgtcatgaaaagcatcccaaatgaggggctggagagatatgacctgcaatatgagtgatgacacaacagcatagaAGAGCTCATGTTGTATTTTtaagggtgtcaaaattaattgttttgttggtgcaccgtgatgcagacgcggacaattcgatatcggttcagtgaTAATCCTAATTGGTTActgtgtactgacgtcatttatctcatatgcgccatgtcgccgtagcttactatggcgaggtaGGAGAgcacgagtatttacaacgctccaactacttaaaactCAGAAACTGTGCAcgatttcactgcgtgtgtgtttgctggatcagtctttcactggcacttacttttatacattttaatacaagaattgctggggtgaagaaaatataaaactgtgcatggaaagcatcgtcaatgcaccgtgatgcacagagatttcgaattgaaccgaatcgatagcatgataatcgtaaccaaactgtgagaccagtgtaggttcacagttCTATGTattttggttacgattatcatgctatcGATTCGCCATGCTTATCGATCCTGCTAGGCggttgcaacaccttagcaaccgcctagcaaccacctagcagctGCCTAGcaaggttgctaaggtgttgctaggtggttgctaggcggttgctaagatgttgctaggtggttgctaaggtgttgataggcggttgctaaggtgttgctaggtggttgctaaggtgttgctaggtggttgctaggcggttgctaaggtgttgctaggtggttgctaggcggttgctaaggtgttgctaggtggttgctaaggcggttgctaggtggttgctaaggtgttgctaggtggttgctaagatgttgctaggtggatactaaggtggttgctaaggtgttgctaggtggttgctaaggtgttgctaggtggttgctaggcggttgctaaggtgttgctaggtggttgctaggcggttgctaaggtgttgctaggtggttgctaaggcggttgctaggtggttgctaaggtgttgctaggtggttgctaagatgttgctaggtggttgctaggcggttgctaaggtggttgctaggtggttgctaggtggttgctaggcggttgctaggtggttgctaggtggttgctaggcggttgctaggtggttgctaggcggttgctaaggtggttgctaggcaattgctaggtggttgctaggcagttgctaaggtgttgctaggcggttgctaaggtgttgctaggtggttgctaggtggttgctaggcggttgctaggtggttgctaggcggttgctaaggtgttgctaggtggttgctaggcggttgctaggaggttgctaggtggttgctaggcggttgctaaggtgttgctaggcggttgctaggtggttgctaggtggttgctaaggtgttgctaggcggttgctaggtggttgctaggcggttgctaaggtgttgctaggtggttgctaaggtgttgctaggtggttgctaaggtggttgctaaggtgttgctaggtggttgctaaggtgttgctaggtggttgctaaggtgttgctaggcggttgctaggcggttgctaaggtgttgctaggtggttgctaaggtgtttgctaaggtggttgctaaggtgttgctaggtggttgctaaggtgttgctaggtggttgctaggtggttgctaaggtgttgctaggcggttgctaaggtgttgctaggtggttgctaaggtgttgctatgtggttgctaggcggttgctaaggtgttgctaggtggttgctaaggtggttgctaggtggttgctaaggtgttgctaaggtgttgctaggcggttgctaaggtgttgctaggcggttgctagacggttgctaggcgtttgctaggtggttgctaggcggttgctaggcggttgctaaggtgttgctaggtggttgctagggtgttgctaggtggttgctaggcggttgctaaggtgttgctaaggtgttgctaggtggttgctaggtggttgctaaggtgttgctaggcggttgctaaggtgttgctaggtggttgctaaggtgttgctatgtggttgctaggcggttgctaaggtgttgctaggtggttgctaaggtggttgctaggtggttgctaaggtgttgctaaggtgttgctaggcggttgctaaggtgttgctaggcggttgctagacggttgctaggcgtttgctaggtggttgctaggcggttgctaggcggttgctaaggtgttgctaggtggttgctagggtgttgctaggtggttgctaggcggttgctaaggtgttgctaaggtgttgctaggcggttgctaaggtgttgctaggtggttgctaggcggttgctaggtggttgctaggcggttgctaaggtgttgctaggtggttcctaggtggttgctaggcggttgctaaggtgttgctaggcggttgctaaggtgttgctatacggttgctaggctgttgcttaggcggttgctaggtggttgctaggcggttgctaaggtgttgctaggcggttgctaaggtgttgctaggtggttgctaggcggttgctaaggtgtttctaggcggttgctaaggtggttgctaggcggttgctaaggtgttgctaggtggttgctaggcggttgctaaggtgttgctaggcggttgctaaggtgttgctaggtggttgctaggtggttgctaggcggttgctaaggtgttgctaggtggttcctaggtggttgctaggcggttgctaaggtgttgctaggcggttgctaaggtgttgctaggtggttgctaggcggttgctaaggtggttgcttaggtgttgctaggcggttgctaaggtgttgctaggcggttgctaaggtgttgctaggtggttgctaggcggttgctaaggtgttgctaggcggttgctaaggtgttgctaggtggttgctaggtggttgctaggcggttgctaaggtggttgcttaggtgttgctaggcggttgctaaggtgttgctaggcggttgctaaggtgttgctaggcggttgctaaggtgttgctaggcggttgctaaggtgttgctaggtggttgctaaggtgttgctatgcggttgctaggctgttgcttaggcggttgctaggtggttgctaggcggttgctaaggtgttgctaggcggttgctaaggtgttgctaggtggttgctaaggtgttgctaggcggttgctaaggtgttgctaggtggttgctaggtggtttgtaaggtgttgctaggtggttgctaggcggttgctaaggtgtttctaggcggttgctaaggtggttgctaggcggttgctaaggtgttgctaggtggttgctaggctggtTGCAACCGCCTAGCAGGATCGATAAGCATGGCGAATCgatagcatgataatcgtaaccaaactgtgagaccagtgtaggttcacagttCTATGTattttggttacgattatcatgctatcGATTCGCCATGCTTATCGATCCTGCTAGGCggttgcaacaccttagcaaccgcctagcaaccacctagcagctGCCTAGcaaggttgctaaggtgttgctaggtggttgctaggcggttgctaagatgttgctaggtggttgctaaggtgttgataggtggttgctaaggtgttgataggcggttgctaaggtgttgctaggtggttgctaaggtgttgctaggtggttgctaggcggttgctaaggtgttgctaggtggttgctaggtggttgctaaggtgttgctaggtggttgctaggcggttgctaaggtgttgctaggtggttgctaggcggttgctaaggtgttgctaggtggttgctaggctggtTGCAACCGCCTAGCAGGATCGATAAGCATGGCGAATCgatagcatgataatcgtaaccaaactgtgagaccagtgttgGTTCACAGTTCtatgtatttttgctccttaagacacccacgttggcctTTTCTACattgaaatgttaatatattgcgCTTTGAAACTACACATCACTGCGGCtttattttacaaacattcaaatgttgtatttcagagcacaacaGAAGCAGAgcattgctcaagtaggcttcttctacatttagacacattcatatgttatgttttgaattgTGTAACAATtaaggatgcaacgattatatattttggttgtatgattatagtctgaagaatattCATGGTTTTAATCACggctaatgtaaatttaagctttctaTTTGGTAAGTATTTAAATTAACGGTTATCATCTTCGTTTATACATgcataatttgtaataattcgtctaaggtatcttttgtttacattgcactgaaagccacacaactctcaccgctacggcgtgagatgttttctactcggtgcATCTGAAAGGCGCGAGCGCATCTAatattctaatattggaaataatgaacttgcacgTGGAAatgacgcgatatgtgaacggcccgctgctatagttaatccagtgtgtgtgcgtattagccttggtgtagctATAAGCTCGGAAATTTAGgtggcataacttttagttgcagcagtttcgttctttgcaacagaaacgcggcgtCGAGAAGCCTAAGCTTAAGTATCCAAATATTTTCGGCTGCACGCAccactcactcgcttaatgtcaggtgactcacgctccgAACAATACactctgtatttgtttttttttttacttacacactcaacagcatagtatctgtatgtagtgtcgtcccaaatagagcaatgtttttttactaagtggaaattcaaaccgtttccctgatgacgttttcc
This region of Danio aesculapii chromosome 4, fDanAes4.1, whole genome shotgun sequence genomic DNA includes:
- the si:ch73-158p21.2 gene encoding gastrula zinc finger protein XlCGF57.1, with product MTSQPSTETEKLLLKRLSSTSIKMAFIKEESEDLKIEEVFTLKREDREKQTDLTLLKEEIEELNDVKVEKDLEEDSKAQNTPQENFKCHHCGKRFTGKRNLTVHSRVHTGETRFSCKKCGKSFNKKDHLEKHKKIHLAVICPHCGRQFTQKSIKCHMRIHSGERPFRCDQCGKSFVQKSTLETHAIIHTGEKPYACSHCGNRFTMKTSLDCHMRIHTGEKPFTCEQCGKSFSEQGSLRIHMRVHTGERPFVCYQCGKGFVIKGHLDRHMIVHSGEKPYSCPQCGKGFKHKARIGVHMMIHSGEKPFRCDQCGKSYSIKVHLESHMRVHSKDNRVKCHQCGMSFPDSSQLKDHVKTHIGQKPFMCLECGRSCTQKSSLNVHMRNHAAEKPFVCKQCGKSFCARGVLKVHMRIHTGEKPYTCKQCGKSFTYQSDLKRHSRTHSGLED